The Tubulanus polymorphus chromosome 6, tnTubPoly1.2, whole genome shotgun sequence genome includes a region encoding these proteins:
- the LOC141906697 gene encoding cyclic AMP-dependent transcription factor ATF-2-like — protein MLKISDMGGDDDKPFACPTPGCGMRFTNEDHLTVHKQKHEMKLTLNASTAKNTITNVYVADQTPTPTKFLKNCEEIGLFQELSKNPFEEAFKKAAEHVPLPGPSLEGPQEILDTPTPHIRTLVTADSTDLPSITIHDIDTPTVDLPVTPAVPSVTPVPSSTTSDDDVTVTTSEAAVEIQEGPMTEVASSSTPNDLTIEASPVQMTIEASPVQTMTTTPTNPPPQKQQHRITNQSPTITSTKKSNANTGAYTVQMLVQLPNGQTMPISFPANAVPGVVSSTTPASVAGATATVAGTSAKSPARSVSSSTSALTKQRLKATLVQNAQHSLLGHVVKSIKPEMNGSRGNLATTSRSVSIDSNFTDDLEEIHSMKRKRMTESDDPDERRRKFLERNRAAAARCRHKRKAWITNLEKKSDDLQGFNQGLQAEISVLKSEISQLKAMLLAHKDCPVTRQQQAAGQLNIDSLLESGSETMDGEEDDCVSVSSPMSLTMETVPQTTPRPCVNVPINNKLPLVINNVTTTKGIAGLTSNGASGSTRGGVGAPMTLLPTKNVLQTLVSTQTAGLPVAAPTYIIVTNPAVSASAINAATQQT, from the exons ATGTTGAAGATCAGTGATATGGGTGGTGACGATGATAAACCGTTTGCATGCCCGACACCCGGGTGTGGCATG cggTTTACGAATGAAGATCACCTGACCgtacataaacaaaaacatgaaatgaaaCTCACGTTGAATGCTTCGACCGCAAAAAATACTATTACTAATGTGTATGTGG CCGATCAGACCCCGACGCCGACGAAGTTCTTAAAAAACTGCGAAGAAATCGGATTATTCCAGGAACTGAGTAAAAATCCTTTCGAGGAAGCATTTAAAAAAGCAGCAGAG CATGTACCCCTGCCAGGTCCAAGTCTCGAGGGACCGCAAGAAATACTGGACACGCCCACCCCTCATATACGCACTTTAGTTACAGCTGATTCGACTGATCTGCCCTCTATAACGATTCACGATATCGACACGCCTACGGTTGACCTGCCCGTGACCCCGGCTGTGCCGTCGGTAACTCCAGTGCCGTCGTCAACTACATCGGATGATGACGTTACTGTTACAACATCGGAGG CCGCTGTCGAGATTCAAGAAGGGCCGATGACGGAAGTCGCCTCATCTTCCACGCCGAACGATCTTACGATCGAAGCGTCGCCCGTTCAAATGACGATCGAAGCGTCGCCGGTTCAAACTATGACGACAACGCCGACGAATCCTCCGCCtcaaaaacaacaacatcGCATCACGAATCAAAGTCCAACGAT AACGAGTACAAAGAAGTCGAACGCGAATACTGGCGCGTATACTGTACAGATGTTGGTACAGTTACCAAATGGTCAAACAATGCCGATCAGCTTCCCAGCGAACGCGGTACCGGGAGTGGTCAGTTCGACGACGCCGGCTTCGGTAGCTGGCGCTACGGCAACCGTCGCCGGTACGAGTGCTAAATCACCGGCTAGAAgtgtatccagttccacgtcGGCTCTTACGAAACAG CGATTGAAGGCTACATTGGTACAGAACGCTCAACACAGTCTTCTCGGTCACGTGGTGAAATCTATAAAACCAGAAATGAACGGCAGTAGAGGCAACTTGGCTACGACGAGTCGATCCGTCAGCATCGATAGCAATTTTACAGACGACCTCGAGGAAATTCACAG CATGAAACGAAAGCGTATGACTGAGTCCGATGATCCCGATGAAAGGAGGCGCAAATTTCTTGAACGTAACAG agcGGCAGCGGCTCGGTGTCGCCACAAACGAAAAGCTTGGATAACGAACTTGGAGAAAAAGTCTGACGATCTCCAAGGATTCAACCAAGGACTACAG GCagaaatatcagttttaaagAGTGAAATATCGCAGTTGAAAGCGATGTTACTCGCACATAAAGACTGTCCAGTAACACGCCAACAACAAGCTGCAGGACAATTAAACATCGATAGCT TGTTAGAATCCGGTAGCGAAACGATGGACGGAGAGGAGGACGATTGCGTATCCGTCTCGTCGCCGATGTCGCTAACGATGGAAACGGTGCCGCAGACGACACCGCGACCGTGCGTAAACGTGCCGATAAACAATAAACTGCCGTTAGTTATAAACAACGTGACCACTACGAAAGGTATTGCCGGATTGACGAGTAACGGCGCGAGCGGGTCGACCCGGGGCGGCGTGGGCGCTCCGATGACGTTGCTGCCGactaaaaatgttttacaaaCACTGGTTTCGACTCAGACGGCCGGACTACCGGTCGCCGCTCCGACGTATATAATCGTGACGAACCCGGCGGTGTCCGCGTCGGCCATTAACGCGGCTACGCAACAAACCTGA